A stretch of the Cloacibacillus sp. genome encodes the following:
- a CDS encoding phosphoglucosamine mutase, with protein MPEGEKRQFFGTDGVRDIANSGMMRPEPAMRLGAAYALFLKGQGVEHPVIAVGRDTRRSGEMLQSALMSGIASAGGSAADLGVIPTPGVSSVAARNKFDGGAVISASHNPAEYNGIKFLDKDGFKLTDDDEADIEELFLNEKHLRFAAPAEIGGVSNGSEYREQYAGLLKEVIKEIEDTSYPIVIDAANGAASAFVEPLFSGWRGGVTFIGNNPDGVNINREVGVTHIGTLASEVTKRGASLGIAYDGDTDRVLLCDSRGRTLDGDIMLWVIGRWLAKRGMLGTGVTATVMSNMVLEDLLAEEGIKVFRCPVGDRYVLDTMRREGGRIGGEQSGHIIALEYANTGDGLCSGILFLKAVTELGEDISTLADRFERYPQVLRNMKVDDKDRIMNSSEVAAAAAEAERLLAGRGRMLLRPSGTEPLIRIFAESRDAGLMNSAADIMETAIKKAVASHG; from the coding sequence ATGCCAGAGGGGGAAAAAAGACAATTTTTCGGAACAGACGGCGTCCGAGATATTGCGAACAGCGGCATGATGCGGCCTGAGCCGGCGATGAGGCTGGGAGCCGCCTACGCGCTCTTTTTGAAGGGGCAGGGTGTGGAACATCCCGTCATCGCGGTGGGCCGCGATACGCGCCGTTCCGGCGAGATGCTGCAGTCGGCCCTCATGTCGGGGATCGCCTCGGCGGGCGGCAGCGCCGCCGATTTAGGCGTTATACCGACACCGGGAGTCAGCAGCGTAGCCGCCCGCAATAAATTTGACGGCGGCGCGGTTATCAGCGCTTCGCACAATCCCGCCGAATACAACGGTATAAAATTCCTCGACAAAGATGGTTTCAAACTCACCGACGATGACGAGGCCGATATCGAAGAGCTCTTCCTCAATGAAAAACACCTTCGCTTTGCCGCGCCCGCGGAGATCGGCGGCGTCAGCAACGGTTCCGAGTACCGTGAGCAATACGCGGGGCTTCTGAAAGAGGTCATCAAGGAGATAGAAGATACCTCTTATCCGATCGTGATCGACGCGGCGAACGGGGCGGCCTCGGCTTTCGTCGAGCCGCTCTTCTCCGGCTGGCGCGGCGGCGTGACCTTCATCGGCAACAACCCGGACGGCGTCAACATCAACAGGGAGGTCGGCGTAACCCATATCGGTACGCTCGCCTCCGAGGTTACAAAGCGCGGAGCCTCGCTCGGCATCGCCTATGACGGAGACACAGACCGTGTGCTGCTCTGTGACAGCCGCGGGCGTACCCTTGACGGAGATATCATGCTCTGGGTCATCGGCCGCTGGCTGGCGAAGCGCGGCATGCTCGGTACGGGGGTGACGGCGACGGTGATGTCCAACATGGTGCTTGAAGACCTCCTTGCGGAGGAGGGAATCAAGGTATTCCGCTGTCCCGTCGGTGACCGCTACGTCTTGGATACGATGAGGCGTGAGGGCGGACGCATCGGCGGCGAGCAGTCAGGCCACATTATCGCTCTGGAATATGCCAACACGGGAGACGGGCTATGCTCCGGTATCCTCTTCCTCAAGGCCGTTACGGAGCTTGGAGAGGATATCTCCACACTGGCCGACCGTTTCGAGCGCTACCCGCAGGTGCTCCGCAATATGAAGGTCGATGATAAAGATAGGATAATGAACAGCTCCGAGGTGGCCGCCGCCGCCGCCGAGGCGGAAAGGCTTCTCGCCGGCAGGGGGCGGATGCTGCTGCGTCCCTCCGGCACAGAACCATTGATAAGAATAT